The Acidobacteriota bacterium sequence TGCTGGTATCCTCGGCTCGTCTCCTGGAAAAACCCTTGGTTCCGAAACCGGGGAGACTACTTGATCGAGGTCACCCTTCCCCTCGGATATACCGTGATCTCCTCCGGGAAGGCAGAGCAAGAAGGTCCTTCTCCAAAGAAATTATCCTCCTCGAAAGGAGACATAAGGGGATTCACCTTGGTCATCGGGAAGGGGATGAAAAAGGTATCAACGGAAAGCGCTGGGGTGAGGTTAAACATCTATTTCCAGCAAGGAAAGAAGAGATTTGCCATCCGCGCTGGTACCATCGCCTCGGACATCATATCTTATTACCGAAACCGGCTCGGGTTCTTTCCAGGGGAGGAAATGGAGATAGTACTGATCCCTAAAACCGACTTAGAGGGAGAGGTGGCTCCCGGCATCATCATCCTGAACGATTCCTTCGAGAAACTCATTACCGATTACGGCTTCGATTTCGCTTTGAGCTTTCTCAGGTTCGAGCTCTCCTATCTCTTAGCCCGGGAGTATTTCGGGGAATGGCTGGCGGATCCGGGGAACTACATCCCCTGGCTCACCGAGGGTTTTTCCCTGTTTATGAGCGAAAGTTATACCCGCGCCGGAGGAACCTATCTTCCCACCTATAAAAACTATCGGGATTACTACATTACTGCGGCGGAACAAGGGGAGAACACCACCCTCTTAAGACCAATAGGGGAAATAAAGGGAAAGATGTCGAACTGGGAAGAGGTACTCGCCCGAGGGAAGGGATACGCCGTTATTAAGATGCTCGCCTATCTAATAGGGGAAAGAAAGCTTTGGGAACTGGGAAGGAAATTACTCGATCGATTCCCCCAGTCTCCCCCTGGTTATGACGAGTTGGTAGCTCTTTCCTCGGAGGTGGGAGGAAGGGATTTGTCGTTCTTCTTCAACCAATGGATAAAAGAAGAGAATACCCTGGACTACGCTATTAAAAGAGGAGAGCTCAGAAAAAGTGGGAACCAATGGCAAGGATCGATCGAAGTAGTACGCGAAGGGAGCGCTTCGATGCCTGTTAAGCTCACCGTTCTTCTTTCCGATGGGGAAAAGCTCGAGTTTAGTCTGAAGGAGGAGGAAAAAAGAGAAAGCATAACCTTTACCGCTAAAGCTCCACCTCGTCGAGCGGAGCTCGATCCAGAACAGATGCTTCCCGATATAGCGAGAAGAAACAACTATTTCTTCTTCCAAAGGCCAAAGAGATTGGGCGATATTCTCTTTCCCATCGACCGTGTTCTCGATATAGGAGCCCTCGATCTCAAAAGAGATTTCAAAAAGGAGGGCGCTTACCTTCGGGATGGGTTTTCCCTTCAGATAGCCAATAAAACCAATGAGCCGATAAATGTGGGTTTAGTCATTTTCTCGAGCTTCCCCGGACTGAGAACCAAGGGTAAGAGGACTCTATTTATATCCCTGCCCCCAAAAGGGAGAAGGATGATCAACGATTATTACCTCATCCCCAACGGCAAAGGAAGAGCCCGGATTGAAGCAAGGTTCTTTCTGGTGAGGGACCAAAAGGAACTTAGAGAAAAAATCCGTAAGGGAGAAAAGCCCGCTCTTTCCTTAAACAATGCAGTCGTCATAAAATAGTCTCCTTTCTCGCCAACGAAATGGATGCTACAATATAAGATCGAGGCAGATTAATGATGAAGAAATTCATTCCCATCATAGTGGTGGGTGCTCTTTTCTTCTCCTTCACCCCACCCTCGGGGTTGAAGGTGAAAATCGTCTCGCCTAAAGCGGGCTCATTTCCCTCTGGTCCCACCGAGATCATTGCTGAGGTGGAAAGGGCATCAGGGACCTCCATATCTCGGGTAGAGTTCTATGTAAACGACCGCCTCATTGGTACCGCTACCGCCCCGCCTTACCGTGTCTTGTGGCAGGCTCCAGCCGTCAGTACGAGAACCGTGATCGAGGTCATCGCCTTCGCCAGCGACGGGACCTTCGCCCGCGATCGAGTAATAGTTTCCGCGGTGACGGCGAGCTACCGAGTGAAGGTAAACCTCGTTTCGGTCTATGTCACTGTGCTCGATAAGGAGGGAAGTTATGTTTCTGGTCTAACTAAGGACGATTTCATCGTCTATGAAGATGGTGTTCCCCAAACGATAACAAACTTCTCTAAAGAAGAAACACCGCTTTCGCTTGCCTTCTTGATGGATATAAGCTCCAGTATGTATGGTGAGAGAATAAGGAGGGCGAGGGACTCTGCGGTAGAATTGGTCAAAAGACTGATAACCGGGGAGAACCGCGCCCTTATTATGGGATTCGACGACAAGGTATATCTCT is a genomic window containing:
- a CDS encoding VWA domain-containing protein, whose protein sequence is MMKKFIPIIVVGALFFSFTPPSGLKVKIVSPKAGSFPSGPTEIIAEVERASGTSISRVEFYVNDRLIGTATAPPYRVLWQAPAVSTRTVIEVIAFASDGTFARDRVIVSAVTASYRVKVNLVSVYVTVLDKEGSYVSGLTKDDFIVYEDGVPQTITNFSKEETPLSLAFLMDISSSMYGERIRRARDSAVELVKRLITGENRALIMGFDDKVYLYQSLTGDRKKLIDTINEMTPNGGTALYDAVAYSVRFLKHLSGKKAIILLSDGDDTDSHFSFEDVLDYVRESDVLIYTVGLQKLTFSQTFIRETELTVKQLTELAEVTGGRAYFPNYINRLPGVYRRIGRELRSQYALGYIPKRQDWDGSWRRIKVVVKNRPDLIVRAREGYYAAP